A stretch of Pristis pectinata isolate sPriPec2 chromosome 26, sPriPec2.1.pri, whole genome shotgun sequence DNA encodes these proteins:
- the ppih gene encoding peptidyl-prolyl cis-trans isomerase H isoform X2, producing MKIELFADVVPRVAENIRQFCTGEFRKDGVPVGYKGSTFHRVIKDFMIQGGDFVNGDGTGVCSIYRGPFADENFKIKHNVPGLLSMANSGPNTNGCQFFITCAKCDWLDGKHVVFGKIIDGLLVMRKIENVPTGPSNKPKLPVVIAQCGEM from the exons ATGAAGATTGAACTGTTTGCTGATGTTGTGCCCAGGGTAGCAGAGAACATCAG GCAGTTCTGTACTGGAGAATTCAG GAAGGATGGCGTTCCTGTAGGTTACAAGGGAAGTACATTCCACAG AGTAATCAAGGATTTCATGATACAAGGAGGAGACTTTGTAAAT GGAGATGGAACTGGTGTATGTAGCATTTACAGAGGGCCATTTGCGgatgaaaactttaaaataaaacacaatgtcCCTGGTCTGTTGTCCATG GCAAACAGTGGCCCAAATACAAATGGTTGCCAGTTCTTTATTACCTGTGCTAAGTGTGATTGGCTCGATGGGAAGCACGTTGTTTTCG GTAAAATAATTGATGGATTGCTTGTAATGAGGAAAATAGAG AATGTTCCCACTGGCCCCAGCAATAAACCCAAGCTTCCTGTGGTGATTGCACAATGTGGAGAGATGTAG